One region of Culex pipiens pallens isolate TS chromosome 2, TS_CPP_V2, whole genome shotgun sequence genomic DNA includes:
- the LOC120421844 gene encoding probable insulin-like peptide 2 isoform X2 — MSSTRSSMLALALTILAATAMVHAAEQRLCGRHLVNALAMLCDEFPDLHFGVKKSTIDFDRMVDYPVDDWMASMMDSSATNSVDSMMDPSSQQQTKMPVWMTMMYPQNYGFRAASNRNDLIPARFRKSVHSGIVDECCLRSCSINQLMKYCKTVNA; from the exons ATGAGTTCCACCAGATCTTCGATGCTCGCCCTGGCGCTGACGATCCTCGCGGCCACCGCCATGGTACACGCTGCGGAGCAGCGCCTCTGCGGTAGACACTTGGTCAACGCCCTGGCCATGCTGTGCGACGAGTTCCCCGATCTACATTTCGGCGTCAAGAAGTCGA CGATCGACTTCGACCGGATGGTGGACTACCCGGTGGACGACTGGATGGCCTCGATGATGGACTCCTCGGCGACCAACTCGGTGGACTCGATGATGGACCCCTCGTCCCAGCAGCAGACCAAGATGCCCGTCTGGATGACGATGATGTACCCGCAGAACTACGGATTCCGGGCCGCCTCAAACCGGAACGACCTGATTCCGGCCCGCTTCCGGAAGAGCGTGCACAGCGGAATCGTCGACGAGTGCTGTTTGCGGTCGTGCAGCATAAACCAGCTGATGAAGTACTGCAAGACGGTGAATGCTTAA
- the LOC120421843 gene encoding LIRP-like isoform X1: MRSASVSLSCATLVVLLLSLLGDDADASPLPNGAGASDGSDLLIHHMTRSRYCGRKLTETLAMLCQGRYPMMSHHRSVRHNVIPEYLSDQPQQPVEVEVATLPDSGVTSRGYPHSRSAHRRVRREGIYDECCKKSCSYTQLKSYCE, encoded by the exons ATGCGATCAGCTTCGGTTAGCCTGTCCTGTGCCACGCTGGTGGTGCTGCTTCTGTCCCTCCTGGGCGACGACGCCGATGCGTCGCCCCTGCCGAACGGCGCCGGAGCCTCCGACGGGTCGGATCTGCTGATCCACCACATGACCCGGTCCCGCTACTGCGGCCGCAAGCTGACCGAAACGTTGGCCATGCTGTGCCAGGGCCGCTACCCGATGATGAGCCACCATCGATCAG TGCGCCACAATGTCATTCCAGAGTACCTGTCCGACCAGCCGCAACAGCCCGTGGAAGtcgaggtggccaccctgccGGACAGCGGAGTCACGTCCCGTGGCTACCCGCACTCGCGGTCCGCCCACCGGAGGGTGCGCCGGGAAGGCATCTACGACGAGTGCTGCAAGAAGAGCTGTTCCTACACCCAACTTAAGAGCTACTGCGAGTGA
- the LOC120421843 gene encoding LIRP-like isoform X2, whose translation MRSASVSLSCATLVVLLLSLLGDDADASPLPNGAGASDGSDLLIHHMTRSRYCGRKLTETLAMLCQGRYPMMSHHRSEYLSDQPQQPVEVEVATLPDSGVTSRGYPHSRSAHRRVRREGIYDECCKKSCSYTQLKSYCE comes from the exons ATGCGATCAGCTTCGGTTAGCCTGTCCTGTGCCACGCTGGTGGTGCTGCTTCTGTCCCTCCTGGGCGACGACGCCGATGCGTCGCCCCTGCCGAACGGCGCCGGAGCCTCCGACGGGTCGGATCTGCTGATCCACCACATGACCCGGTCCCGCTACTGCGGCCGCAAGCTGACCGAAACGTTGGCCATGCTGTGCCAGGGCCGCTACCCGATGATGAGCCACCATCGATCAG AGTACCTGTCCGACCAGCCGCAACAGCCCGTGGAAGtcgaggtggccaccctgccGGACAGCGGAGTCACGTCCCGTGGCTACCCGCACTCGCGGTCCGCCCACCGGAGGGTGCGCCGGGAAGGCATCTACGACGAGTGCTGCAAGAAGAGCTGTTCCTACACCCAACTTAAGAGCTACTGCGAGTGA